One genomic segment of Pseudoalteromonas sp. GCY includes these proteins:
- a CDS encoding UDP-2,3-diacylglucosamine diphosphatase produces MKTTYYPSIWISDVHLGYKDCKAEFLLDFLNKTECDVLYLVGDIVDLWSMKRQFFWDPSHYQVLECIQKKAGSGTRVIYIPGNHDETFRNYVGQTLFKVEVHKTFIHTTSAGKRFLLLHGDDFDSATRYNKLISIIGDAAYDFLLFLNRWTNRVRRLYGGHYWSLASWLKRRVHKAREAIAAFENAAIHEAKKQGVDGIICGHIHQPEIRVVDGIVYCNDGDWIENCTALVENQEGRIELLHWSDVQSVLNVVEIDNVKTDSVEAA; encoded by the coding sequence AGATTTTCTCAACAAAACCGAATGTGATGTACTCTATCTGGTTGGTGATATCGTTGATCTATGGTCAATGAAACGCCAGTTTTTTTGGGATCCATCCCACTATCAGGTATTAGAATGCATACAAAAAAAAGCGGGATCTGGTACACGCGTTATCTACATACCGGGTAATCACGACGAAACCTTCAGAAACTACGTTGGACAAACGCTTTTTAAAGTCGAAGTGCATAAAACCTTTATTCATACCACTTCCGCTGGTAAGCGGTTTTTATTACTACACGGTGATGATTTTGACTCGGCAACAAGATACAACAAATTGATCAGTATCATTGGGGATGCCGCTTATGATTTTCTACTCTTCTTAAATCGCTGGACCAATCGCGTACGGCGCTTATATGGCGGTCATTATTGGTCGCTTGCATCTTGGCTGAAAAGGCGCGTGCATAAAGCCAGAGAGGCCATTGCCGCATTCGAGAACGCAGCAATTCATGAAGCGAAGAAGCAAGGTGTCGACGGCATTATCTGCGGACATATCCACCAACCGGAGATCCGTGTCGTAGATGGTATTGTGTACTGCAACGATGGTGATTGGATAGAAAACTGCACGGCATTGGTTGAAAACCAAGAAGGTCGTATCGAATTGCTGCATTGGTCAGATGTACAATCTGTCCTCAACGTAGTTGAAATTGACAATGTTAAAACCGACAGTGTTGAAGCCGCTTAG
- a CDS encoding ABC transporter permease, whose product MFEVFLKEIRELLRDRKTLFFVIALPMLVFPVIMALVGFMASQAAMEAKQEVHTYYIVNEAYAEKFSEQVFYHKSFKKYAGELRLDSVEALRDAVRSGVIDVGVFIPSDPVENLESGVKSEWKIVFNDAQSINFIYDRLSKLAKKFSDELRADKLTSLGLSQAEQAAVLQPISITKVDTADKRENLGEKLGAFIPYMLIPLVLMGASYPAIDLGAGEKERGTLETLLLTPISRTELVLGKFLTVLSSSIFCALITVSSMALWIGIASSFVELDVIKNAFSSVALLDFVLIFALLLPVAVMLSSLTLAISIYARTFKEAQNYMGPLSMGIFIPIVMSLMPNMELTAKTALIPITNVALAIKEIIKGTVDYGYVALIFGASAVLAAGLLVCCVKWFNKETVLFR is encoded by the coding sequence ATGTTTGAGGTATTTTTAAAAGAAATTAGAGAGCTGCTGCGCGACCGCAAAACACTATTTTTTGTGATTGCACTGCCGATGTTGGTATTTCCCGTGATTATGGCTTTAGTTGGCTTTATGGCTTCACAAGCCGCTATGGAAGCGAAGCAAGAAGTTCATACGTATTACATCGTAAATGAAGCTTATGCTGAAAAGTTTTCAGAGCAGGTTTTTTATCATAAAAGTTTTAAGAAATATGCTGGTGAGCTCCGCCTTGATAGCGTTGAAGCGCTGCGTGACGCGGTACGAAGTGGCGTGATCGATGTTGGGGTTTTTATTCCATCCGATCCGGTTGAAAATCTGGAGTCTGGAGTAAAAAGTGAATGGAAAATCGTGTTTAACGATGCGCAATCTATCAACTTTATATACGACCGCTTGTCTAAACTTGCTAAGAAGTTTTCTGATGAACTCAGAGCGGATAAGTTAACCTCACTGGGATTGTCGCAGGCGGAGCAAGCGGCAGTGCTCCAACCCATATCGATTACTAAAGTGGATACTGCTGACAAACGCGAAAATTTAGGCGAGAAGTTAGGTGCGTTTATCCCTTACATGTTGATTCCGTTGGTATTGATGGGGGCAAGCTATCCAGCTATTGATTTAGGCGCTGGAGAGAAAGAGCGTGGCACCTTAGAGACGCTGTTATTAACACCAATCTCACGCACAGAGCTGGTGTTAGGTAAATTTTTAACCGTATTGAGCAGTTCAATATTCTGTGCGCTTATCACGGTCTCCAGCATGGCACTGTGGATAGGAATTGCCAGTAGCTTTGTCGAGCTAGACGTGATTAAAAACGCCTTCTCTTCGGTTGCATTATTAGACTTTGTCTTGATTTTTGCGTTGTTGCTTCCTGTTGCTGTGATGCTTTCGTCGCTAACACTTGCCATCTCAATTTACGCCAGAACCTTTAAAGAAGCACAAAACTACATGGGGCCACTCAGCATGGGGATCTTCATTCCCATTGTGATGTCTTTAATGCCAAATATGGAGTTAACCGCTAAAACTGCATTGATCCCAATTACCAATGTGGCATTAGCGATTAAAGAAATCATCAAAGGCACGGTTGATTATGGTTACGTCGCATTAATTTTTGGCGCTTCTGCCGTTTTAGCAGCAGGGTTACTCGTGTGCTGCGTTAAATGGTTTAATAAAGAAACCGTATTGTTTAGGTAA
- a CDS encoding ABC transporter ATP-binding protein — MIAINGLKKRFALTREHKKKKSQTDPRERDGFFHSVEEVNLHCGQGEVLGLLGPNGAGKTTTLRMLSTALTPDAGTILVDGQDIVKKPVVARKAIGFLSGSTGLYGRLTAKENVEYFARLHGLKGKALKAKCDELFQRLEMETFLDKRAEHLSTGMKQKTNIARAVVHSPKVVVLDEPTTGLDIMTTQTVISFIRDLKARGTPVIFSTHHLDEVALLCDRVSVIDKGITCFDGSLAEFKAKGQSEELNQAFLNLLTGAQHV, encoded by the coding sequence ATGATAGCTATCAATGGATTAAAAAAACGCTTCGCCCTGACTCGCGAACACAAAAAGAAAAAGAGCCAGACGGATCCTCGCGAGCGTGATGGTTTTTTTCACAGTGTAGAAGAGGTCAACCTGCACTGTGGACAAGGCGAAGTACTTGGATTGCTCGGCCCCAATGGGGCGGGAAAAACCACCACTTTGCGTATGCTATCAACTGCGCTGACGCCGGATGCCGGTACTATCTTAGTGGATGGTCAGGATATTGTGAAAAAGCCTGTTGTTGCACGCAAAGCCATCGGTTTTTTATCAGGGTCAACAGGGTTATATGGGCGTCTTACCGCCAAAGAAAATGTTGAATATTTTGCACGACTTCATGGTTTAAAAGGAAAAGCATTAAAAGCGAAATGTGATGAGTTGTTTCAGCGCTTAGAGATGGAGACCTTTTTAGATAAAAGGGCTGAACACCTATCGACCGGTATGAAACAAAAGACCAATATAGCAAGGGCGGTAGTACATAGTCCTAAAGTCGTGGTACTAGATGAGCCTACGACTGGCCTTGATATTATGACCACACAAACGGTTATCTCTTTTATTCGCGACCTCAAAGCACGTGGTACACCCGTTATATTTTCTACCCATCACTTAGATGAAGTAGCGTTATTGTGCGACAGGGTGTCTGTTATCGATAAAGGGATCACCTGTTTTGATGGCAGTTTGGCTGAGTTTAAAGCAAAGGGGCAAAGTGAAGAGCTAAATCAGGCATTTTTGAATTTGTTAACAGGAGCACAGCATGTTTGA
- a CDS encoding DUF3025 domain-containing protein has translation MKKFTAPEAWQVACLHAEPFSHLNQLFDLKSQQDWPSPQWLSSHVNSISLQQYNTRFVADETIDFGDKYYEEIIFETHQVPTRSQNWHDLFGALIWCLFPKTKALLNALHIEEIAQFGLKQRSKKRNALTLFDECGLVLAIDDDKWRDAFKSHQWQSLFYDNRSEWQQNLKPFVFGHANYEMLTNPFIGLTGKLVCINVDAAFWQLSLSEQYRWLDDKLVALINDGLLEDNTKMSPIPLLGIPNWHEPQDLEFYQNTDYFRPKRRK, from the coding sequence ATGAAAAAGTTTACAGCGCCTGAGGCGTGGCAGGTTGCATGTTTACATGCTGAGCCATTTTCCCATTTAAATCAGCTTTTTGACTTAAAAAGCCAACAAGACTGGCCAAGCCCCCAGTGGTTGTCTTCGCACGTAAACAGCATTAGCTTGCAACAGTATAATACCCGCTTTGTGGCCGATGAAACGATAGATTTTGGCGATAAATACTATGAAGAGATTATCTTTGAAACCCATCAGGTACCGACGCGTAGTCAAAACTGGCACGACTTATTTGGTGCGTTGATTTGGTGTTTATTCCCAAAAACAAAAGCTTTGTTAAATGCCCTACATATCGAAGAAATAGCACAGTTTGGTTTAAAGCAGCGAAGTAAAAAGCGTAACGCGTTAACACTCTTTGATGAGTGTGGTTTGGTGTTGGCAATCGATGATGATAAATGGCGTGATGCCTTTAAATCACACCAATGGCAGAGTTTATTTTACGATAATCGCTCAGAATGGCAGCAAAACCTAAAGCCTTTCGTATTTGGCCACGCAAACTACGAGATGCTAACCAATCCCTTTATTGGGCTAACGGGAAAACTGGTGTGTATCAATGTTGATGCTGCATTTTGGCAACTTTCATTAAGCGAACAATATCGTTGGTTAGATGATAAATTGGTCGCACTGATCAATGATGGGCTGCTTGAAGACAATACCAAAATGTCACCCATTCCGCTGCTTGGGATCCCAAACTGGCATGAGCCACAAGACTTAGAATTTTATCAAAATACGGACTATTTCAGGCCGAAAAGAAGGAAGTAG
- a CDS encoding M28 family metallopeptidase: MKLKLTLSALSMAVLAGCVSTSNSPQDIDTAYNSINDAQLRAHIKTLASDEFGGRAPSTKGEELTLAYLTKHFKALGYQPGNGNSFLQEVPLVSLEADPNMTLTIGGKNYEYKKDMVMGSARISELESIKDSELVFVGYGVNAPEYDWNDYEGLDVKGKTVVMLVNDPGFANPDSGKFTGEAMTYYGRWTYKYEEASRQGAAGAIIIHETAPASYPWSVVENSWSGPQFGFQKENNNMDRVAVEGWVTVDVAKELFQKAGLDFDTAKKKAAEGAYHVDMGNLSASVTVKNTIKKSTSYNFIATLPGSNKSDEHIIYSAHWDHLGTDPNRKGDQIYNGAHDNASGTGGMIEVAEAFTKLPTRPSRSITFLAVTAEEQGLLGSKFYAANPVIPAEKTVANINMDSLNLLGKVKDISVVGIGKSELDEMLETAAKVQDRVVSGDPRPAAGGYYRSDHFAFANMGVPAMYAGGGTEARDEETETYRKRMGLVLRGCYHQPCDRYREEWDLSGAIQDLQLFFKVGYDVSEQDAWPKWKATAEFQRK; encoded by the coding sequence ATGAAACTTAAACTGACGCTCAGCGCTCTATCTATGGCGGTGCTGGCGGGCTGTGTTAGCACTAGCAATAGCCCCCAAGACATCGATACTGCATACAATAGTATTAATGATGCTCAACTCAGAGCCCATATTAAAACCCTTGCCTCTGACGAATTTGGCGGCCGTGCTCCGTCAACAAAAGGTGAAGAGCTAACGCTTGCCTATTTAACCAAACATTTTAAAGCGCTTGGCTATCAGCCAGGCAATGGCAACAGCTTCTTGCAAGAAGTGCCGCTTGTTTCGCTTGAAGCCGATCCTAATATGACGTTAACAATCGGTGGCAAAAACTACGAATATAAAAAAGACATGGTGATGGGTTCGGCCCGTATCAGTGAACTCGAATCAATTAAAGATTCGGAGCTGGTTTTTGTTGGCTATGGCGTAAATGCTCCGGAATACGACTGGAATGACTATGAAGGCCTAGACGTGAAAGGCAAGACAGTGGTTATGCTAGTAAACGATCCAGGTTTTGCTAATCCTGACTCGGGTAAATTTACCGGTGAAGCAATGACCTATTATGGTCGTTGGACTTATAAATACGAAGAAGCTTCACGCCAAGGCGCAGCAGGTGCGATCATTATTCATGAAACAGCGCCGGCTTCTTATCCTTGGAGCGTAGTAGAAAATTCTTGGAGTGGCCCACAGTTTGGCTTCCAAAAAGAAAATAACAATATGGACCGCGTTGCGGTTGAAGGTTGGGTAACGGTAGACGTTGCTAAAGAGCTGTTTCAAAAGGCAGGACTTGATTTTGACACGGCAAAGAAAAAAGCTGCTGAAGGTGCATATCACGTTGATATGGGCAACCTAAGCGCGTCAGTTACTGTCAAGAACACCATCAAAAAATCAACTTCGTATAACTTTATCGCCACCCTACCTGGTAGTAATAAGTCTGACGAGCACATCATCTACTCAGCACACTGGGATCATTTAGGTACCGATCCAAACCGTAAAGGCGATCAGATCTATAACGGTGCGCATGATAATGCCAGCGGTACAGGCGGTATGATTGAGGTAGCTGAAGCCTTTACTAAACTCCCTACTCGCCCTAGCCGTTCAATTACATTTTTGGCTGTGACGGCTGAAGAACAAGGTCTGTTAGGTTCTAAATTTTATGCTGCAAACCCTGTTATTCCAGCAGAGAAAACCGTTGCTAACATCAATATGGATAGCCTAAATTTATTGGGTAAAGTAAAAGACATCAGCGTAGTTGGGATTGGTAAATCTGAGCTTGATGAAATGCTAGAAACCGCAGCAAAAGTACAAGACCGTGTCGTTTCAGGGGATCCACGTCCTGCCGCTGGTGGTTACTATCGCTCTGATCACTTCGCATTTGCGAACATGGGCGTGCCTGCAATGTACGCCGGTGGTGGAACCGAAGCACGTGACGAAGAGACTGAAACCTACCGTAAACGTATGGGATTAGTATTGCGCGGTTGTTATCATCAGCCGTGTGACCGCTACCGTGAAGAGTGGGATTTAAGCGGAGCGATACAGGATCTACAGCTGTTCTTTAAAGTTGGCTATGATGTCTCTGAGCAAGACGCTTGGCCAAAATGGAAAGCAACGGCAGAGTTCCAAAGAAAATAA
- a CDS encoding putative manganese transporter has translation MFSSLLRYSQPAHGDKVSLLFNKRLILPLVIIVLLAFETARPIVVSALSDAFFQVSVFVAATLLVYYFLVDRIPQLNLSYLSTKSPILEIAMASILGALPGCGGAIIVVTQFTKKQASFASVVAVLTATMGDAAFLLLAKEPLTGLTIIAMGVGVGIVSGLCVHLIHKPDFCVPQTINEVEEETLHASRAFSLSRKVWKLCLLPSLAIALAIAFNVDLTPFDTEIAWLGAALCLFAVCVWALNSKGVSYKDITCEEGECDPPSKLTRVLQDTHFVTAWVVASFLLYELSTAYLGLDLAVWFKDYALYAPLVAILVGLLPGCGPQIVVTTLYLQGVVPFSALAANAVANDGDALFPAIALAPRAALFATIYSAVPAFIVGYGLYYINLA, from the coding sequence ATGTTTTCATCTCTACTTCGATACTCTCAACCAGCACATGGCGATAAGGTTAGTTTATTGTTCAACAAGCGGCTGATTTTACCCCTTGTTATTATTGTACTTTTAGCATTTGAAACGGCGAGACCAATTGTGGTCAGCGCGCTGAGTGATGCATTCTTTCAAGTCAGCGTTTTTGTTGCCGCTACCCTGCTCGTGTACTACTTTCTTGTTGACAGAATTCCACAGCTTAATCTCAGTTATCTTAGTACCAAATCCCCTATTCTCGAAATAGCCATGGCGTCAATATTGGGCGCACTACCAGGCTGTGGTGGTGCGATTATCGTGGTCACCCAATTTACCAAAAAACAAGCAAGCTTTGCTTCAGTTGTCGCAGTGCTTACTGCGACGATGGGAGATGCTGCGTTTTTGCTACTCGCCAAAGAGCCCCTGACAGGCCTCACTATCATTGCGATGGGCGTTGGTGTGGGTATCGTGAGTGGGCTATGTGTGCACTTAATTCATAAACCCGATTTTTGTGTCCCGCAGACCATCAATGAGGTCGAAGAAGAAACCTTACACGCGAGCCGTGCGTTTAGTCTAAGCCGTAAGGTGTGGAAGCTGTGCTTACTACCTAGCCTTGCAATTGCACTCGCGATTGCTTTTAACGTCGACTTAACACCTTTTGATACAGAAATTGCTTGGCTTGGTGCAGCATTATGTCTTTTCGCTGTTTGCGTGTGGGCGCTTAATTCAAAAGGCGTTAGCTATAAAGACATCACCTGTGAAGAAGGTGAATGCGATCCGCCGTCAAAACTCACTAGAGTACTACAAGACACGCACTTTGTGACCGCTTGGGTCGTTGCAAGCTTCTTGTTGTACGAATTGTCTACAGCGTATTTGGGGCTTGATCTCGCAGTTTGGTTTAAAGACTATGCGCTGTATGCACCACTGGTGGCCATTCTTGTCGGATTATTACCAGGCTGTGGCCCCCAAATTGTTGTTACAACGCTTTACCTGCAAGGTGTCGTGCCATTTAGTGCCCTTGCAGCCAATGCCGTTGCTAACGATGGCGATGCGTTATTTCCAGCGATAGCATTGGCACCAAGGGCGGCGCTATTTGCCACCATCTACTCTGCAGTGCCTGCATTTATCGTGGGCTACGGCCTCTACTACATTAATTTGGCTTAA
- a CDS encoding DUF5710 domain-containing protein, translating into MDEITYLEVPFEDKEKVKSLGARWHSERKKWFVPKGLDTGPFENWLPIYDDRASQKAISPFYLLQSTELAGSATNHLKSLPLLVMAQSTLKVMSALKE; encoded by the coding sequence ATGGATGAAATAACATATTTAGAAGTTCCATTTGAGGATAAAGAGAAAGTAAAGTCTTTGGGCGCTCGTTGGCACTCAGAGAGAAAGAAGTGGTTCGTTCCAAAAGGTTTAGATACGGGACCATTCGAAAATTGGCTACCGATTTATGATGATCGTGCATCGCAAAAAGCTATCTCTCCATTTTATCTGCTTCAATCGACAGAGCTTGCTGGAAGTGCGACAAACCATCTGAAGTCATTACCTTTGCTAGTCATGGCACAATCGACACTGAAAGTGATGAGCGCTCTGAAGGAATAA
- a CDS encoding HigA family addiction module antitoxin, translating into MRRTKRRPVGVGEMLKVEFLEPMEITSKTLAEAMGVHRNTISNLINGGTLTAPLAIKLAAALGNTPEFWLNIQHAVDLWDTRNRYQDEAKQVKPLFSTQDIKLRT; encoded by the coding sequence ATGCGCAGAACTAAACGTCGTCCAGTTGGTGTAGGAGAAATGCTCAAAGTTGAATTCTTGGAGCCAATGGAGATTACATCAAAAACATTAGCAGAAGCTATGGGTGTACATAGGAACACCATCAGTAACTTAATTAATGGTGGTACTCTGACTGCTCCACTTGCAATCAAGTTAGCGGCTGCACTTGGGAATACACCTGAGTTTTGGCTTAACATTCAACATGCTGTGGACTTGTGGGATACACGAAATCGTTATCAAGATGAAGCCAAGCAAGTAAAACCTTTGTTTTCAACGCAAGATATCAAACTACGTACATAA
- a CDS encoding type II toxin-antitoxin system RelE/ParE family toxin: MSVNFKDDWLEAFYEEDKRHRLIPKTIENALYRKLEILDAAKVESDLRVPPGNRFEHLEGNLKGWCSIRVNKQYRLIFKWVDGVAEDTYLDPHKY, translated from the coding sequence ATGTCAGTAAATTTTAAAGATGATTGGCTTGAAGCATTTTATGAGGAAGATAAGCGTCATCGCTTGATTCCTAAAACTATAGAGAATGCGCTGTATCGAAAGCTTGAAATCCTAGATGCAGCAAAAGTTGAATCAGATCTAAGAGTTCCACCGGGTAATCGGTTTGAACATCTTGAAGGCAATCTGAAAGGTTGGTGTTCGATACGGGTGAATAAACAGTATCGTTTGATTTTTAAGTGGGTTGACGGTGTAGCAGAAGACACCTATTTAGACCCTCATAAGTACTGA
- a CDS encoding DUF6429 family protein — protein sequence MDIDENKIDEAALALLHLTLHDYGRAWKQIDWEVMNRLYEKGLICDPVGKAKSVQLTDEGIKQSEELFKKLFSK from the coding sequence ATGGATATAGATGAAAATAAAATAGATGAAGCAGCTTTAGCTTTATTACATCTCACCTTGCATGATTATGGCCGAGCTTGGAAACAAATTGACTGGGAAGTTATGAATAGGCTTTATGAAAAAGGTCTAATTTGTGATCCGGTTGGTAAGGCAAAGTCAGTACAATTGACCGATGAAGGCATTAAGCAATCAGAAGAGTTATTCAAAAAGCTTTTTTCAAAATAG
- a CDS encoding transposase: MANYKPDLSCQNKFISINFAEQILPGTFEYALCYIVEHKLDLSSFCAWYNNDKSGAAAYPPTVMLKIILLGYAHGLISSRRIAKACENNILFMSVSGDLQPHYTSIASFVAKMHEQIEPLFTQVLMICDEEGLIGRNMFAIDGCKLKSNASKEWSGTFDELGRKEAKLERASKRIIERHQAQDGLSEELVTQDLKQKEKLDKSADKITAFLATHEEKTGSKGKPVKSNITDPDSAKMTTSKGTIQGYNGIAINDDKHQIILQAQAWGSVGEQQTLQPAVEQLKRQLEKLNSDKFSNKQAIKFTADSGFNSEANLEFMAQSGFDTYIADNQFRKRNPLFKESETYETEQEKRRLKRSKGKPRLFTSDDFHYDEATQTCRCPAGNEKWRSGINVNSNHQQNTRFCGYLKDCKVCSLQQQCMRKPPIQTWRQVQFKSDESRKKISYIDKMKVKIDSPIGRRQYSKRLGCIEPVFGNITVNKGMNKLTLRGQVKVNAQWQLYCLVHNIEKLRERVS; encoded by the coding sequence ATGGCCAACTACAAGCCTGACTTATCCTGCCAAAATAAATTCATTTCTATCAATTTCGCTGAGCAAATTTTGCCTGGTACATTTGAATATGCCCTTTGTTATATTGTCGAACATAAACTCGACTTGTCGAGCTTTTGCGCGTGGTATAACAATGATAAATCGGGCGCTGCGGCGTATCCGCCCACGGTGATGTTAAAGATAATTTTACTTGGTTATGCTCATGGATTAATTAGTAGCCGCCGAATAGCCAAGGCTTGTGAGAACAATATTCTGTTCATGAGTGTGTCAGGGGATCTTCAGCCGCATTACACATCAATAGCAAGTTTCGTGGCCAAAATGCACGAGCAGATTGAACCGCTATTTACGCAAGTGCTGATGATATGTGATGAAGAAGGCTTGATAGGACGCAACATGTTTGCCATTGATGGGTGCAAATTGAAGTCGAATGCGAGCAAGGAGTGGAGCGGTACATTCGATGAGCTAGGCCGTAAAGAAGCCAAATTAGAACGCGCAAGCAAACGCATAATTGAGCGCCATCAAGCGCAAGATGGCTTAAGTGAAGAGCTGGTCACTCAAGACTTAAAGCAAAAAGAAAAGCTAGATAAAAGTGCAGATAAAATCACCGCGTTCTTAGCTACTCACGAAGAGAAAACAGGCAGTAAAGGTAAGCCGGTTAAAAGTAATATTACCGACCCAGACAGCGCGAAAATGACCACGTCAAAAGGCACAATTCAAGGCTATAACGGGATAGCGATAAACGATGATAAACATCAAATTATACTACAAGCACAGGCATGGGGCTCGGTGGGCGAGCAACAAACACTGCAGCCAGCCGTTGAGCAATTAAAACGACAACTTGAAAAACTGAACAGTGATAAATTCTCTAACAAACAGGCCATTAAATTTACCGCAGACAGTGGATTTAATAGTGAAGCGAACCTTGAATTCATGGCGCAAAGTGGCTTTGATACTTACATAGCTGATAACCAATTTAGAAAACGCAACCCACTGTTTAAAGAGAGCGAAACCTACGAAACAGAGCAAGAAAAGCGGCGATTAAAACGCAGTAAAGGCAAGCCACGCTTATTTACCTCAGACGACTTCCATTATGATGAAGCAACACAAACCTGCCGCTGCCCCGCAGGCAATGAGAAGTGGCGAAGTGGTATCAATGTAAACAGCAATCATCAACAAAACACACGATTCTGCGGTTACTTAAAAGACTGTAAAGTCTGCTCCCTGCAACAGCAATGTATGCGAAAACCACCGATACAAACGTGGCGGCAAGTACAGTTTAAGAGTGATGAATCACGCAAAAAAATCAGTTACATCGACAAAATGAAAGTAAAAATAGACAGCCCAATAGGACGACGACAATACAGCAAACGACTTGGATGTATCGAACCTGTATTCGGCAACATCACGGTGAATAAAGGGATGAATAAGCTCACATTACGCGGCCAAGTAAAAGTCAATGCTCAATGGCAGCTATACTGCCTTGTTCACAATATCGAAAAGTTACGAGAAAGGGTGTCGTAA
- a CDS encoding ornithine cyclodeaminase family protein: protein MQIITRQEVADSLNYPSLIQALKQGFAQPAGTPTRQVFELDNSHNNHDAFAVLPAWNADVIGVKAFTYFPDNNQHDKASLYSKIMLFSRQFGEPLALVDGTEVTLWRTSAVSALAAEYLAPKHAKHLIFFGSGNLASYMINAHLSVRNYSKVSIIARNSEKGRLLLDLLSSQHPEVEFALYQEATASVIASADVISCATGSHTPLFNGEWLSDGTHIDCIGNHHKDCREIDTTTVTKSRVFVDSRANVLNEAGELLLPISEGKFSPDKVVAELSEMTKNNLGRSNENEITLFKSVGTALSDLIGAKLVYDLVQK from the coding sequence ATGCAAATTATTACTCGCCAAGAAGTCGCGGATAGCCTCAACTACCCAAGTTTAATTCAGGCGCTTAAACAGGGTTTCGCGCAACCAGCAGGTACACCAACACGGCAAGTTTTTGAGCTAGATAATAGTCACAACAATCATGACGCTTTTGCTGTTTTACCTGCTTGGAATGCCGATGTGATTGGCGTAAAGGCGTTTACCTATTTCCCTGATAACAACCAGCATGATAAAGCCAGCCTTTACTCAAAAATCATGCTGTTCTCCAGGCAGTTCGGTGAGCCGCTCGCGCTTGTGGACGGCACAGAAGTGACGTTGTGGAGAACCTCTGCTGTGTCAGCGTTAGCCGCGGAATATTTAGCGCCTAAGCATGCCAAACATTTGATTTTTTTCGGTTCAGGCAATTTAGCCAGTTACATGATTAATGCGCATTTAAGTGTTAGAAATTATAGTAAAGTTTCGATAATTGCACGTAATTCTGAAAAAGGACGCCTGTTGCTGGATCTATTGTCCTCGCAGCATCCGGAGGTTGAATTTGCACTGTATCAGGAGGCAACAGCGTCTGTTATTGCTTCAGCAGATGTGATCAGCTGTGCAACAGGCAGCCATACGCCTTTGTTCAATGGAGAGTGGCTGAGCGATGGCACGCATATAGATTGCATTGGCAATCACCATAAAGATTGTCGAGAAATTGATACCACAACGGTAACTAAGAGTCGCGTTTTTGTAGATAGTCGCGCCAATGTATTGAACGAGGCGGGCGAATTGTTGTTACCGATCAGTGAAGGTAAATTTAGCCCCGATAAGGTGGTTGCAGAGCTTAGCGAAATGACTAAAAATAACCTAGGTCGAAGTAACGAGAACGAAATTACTTTGTTTAAGTCTGTAGGAACAGCATTAAGTGATTTAATTGGAGCGAAATTAGTGTATGACTTGGTTCAAAAATAA